A stretch of the Camarhynchus parvulus chromosome 4, STF_HiC, whole genome shotgun sequence genome encodes the following:
- the LOC115903359 gene encoding cytochrome P450 4V2, with product MMDVVEGLSGRPQLLPWGAGIIALLVTIVTVCSLPSLMEYCRQWWMLKSIPGVSPCYPVLGNALLLERKGEDFFKQIEFYSEQFRSWPLFKLWIGPVPVMFLNHPDCVEVILNNSKHIEKSYLYKFLHPWLGTGLLTSTGDKWRSRRKMITPTFHFAILSDFLEVMNEQGNILVKKLQKHVDKEPFDVFMDITLCALDIICETAMGRNVGAQKNKDSDYVSAIYRMSDLIQRRQMSPWLWPDFLYVLFKEGREHKRKLNILHNFTDTVIVEKAEELKNTQQNKHDNDGNSEESGSKKRKAFLDMLLNATDDEGKKLSYRDIREEVDTFMFEGHDTTAAAMNWVLYLLGHNPEVQKKVHRELDEVFDNTERSVTMEDLKNLRYLECVVKEALRLYPSVPMFARTLREDCCIRGYQIPRGATVLILTYVLHRDPEVFPDPQEFRPERFFPENSKGRHPYAYVPFSAGPRNCIGQRFAQMEEKTLLALILRRFWVESCQMPEELGLCGELILRPNKGIWIKLKSRRPNTGSE from the exons ATGATGGATGTTGTGGAAGGACTCTCAGGGAgaccccagctgctgccatggggaGCTGGGATCATTGCTCTGCTTGTGACAATAGTGACTGtgtgctccctgccctccctgatGGAATACTGTAGGCAATGGTGGATGCTGAAGTCCATCCCGGGTGTCAGCCCCTGCTatcctgtgctgggaaatgccctGCTCTTGGAGCGGAAAGGAGAAG atttttttaaacagatagAGTTTTATAGTGAACAGTTCAGAAGTTGGCCACTGTTCAAACTTTGGATAGGACCAGTGCCTGTCATGTTTTTGAATCACCCTGACTGTGTGGAG GTTATTCTGAACAATTCAAAACATATAGAAAAATCATACCTATACAAATTCCTGCATCCATGGCTGGGCACTGGACTTCTGACAAG CACTGGAGACAAGTGGCGGTCACGGAGGAAGATGATAACTCCCACATTCCACTTTGCAATCTTGAGTGACTTTCTAGAAGTCATGAATgaacaaggaaatattttggtgaAGAAACTTCAGAAGCATGTTGACAAGGAGCCATTTGATGTCTTTATGGACATCACTCTGTGTGCCCTTGATATTATTTGTG AAACAGCAATGGGCAGGAATGTGGGTGCCCAGAAGAATAAGGATTCTGACTATGTTTCTGCTATCTACAG GATGAGTGATTTAATCCAAAGGCGACAGATGAGCCCTTGGCTTTGGCCTGACTTTTTGTATGTATTGTTCAAAGAAGGAAGAGAGCACAAGAGGAAGCTCAACATCCTTCACAATTTTACAGATACG GTCATTGtagaaaaagctgaagaactTAAAAACACCCAGCAAAATAAACATGATAATGATGGTAACTCTGAAGAAAGTGGttccaaaaagagaaaagcattcCTGGACATGCTGCTGAATGCAACAGATGATGAAGGGAAAAAGTTGAGCTACAGGGACATTCGTGAGGAAGTGGATACTTTCATGTTTGAG GGCCATGATACAACAGCAGCTGCTATGAATTGGGTCTTGTACTTGCTTGGACATAATCCGGAAGTTCAGAAGAAAGTTCACAGGGAGCTGGACGAGGTGTTTG ACAATACTGAACGTTCTGTTACAATGGAGGATTTGAAGAATCTTCGATACCTTGAATGTGTTGTGAAAGAAGCTCTTCGTCTCTACCCTTCAGTTCCCATGTTTGCCCGTACCTTGAGAGAGGATTGCTGCATTA GGGGATATCAGATACCAAGAGGTGCAACTGTCCTCATTTTAACTTATGTCCTGCATAGAGACCCTGAGGTCTTCCCTGACCCGCAGGAGTTCAGGCCTGAGCGATTCTTCCCTGAAAATTCTAAGGGAAGGCACCCATACGCTTATGTGCCCTTCTCAGCTGGTCCCAGGAACTGCATTG GTCAGCGCTTTGCACAAATGGAGGAGAAAACTCTTCTAGCCCTCATCCTGCGGCGCTTTTGGGTGGAATCGTGTCAAATGCCAGAAGAGCTTGGTTTATGTGGAGAATTGATTCTTCGTCCAAATAAAGGCATCTGGATTAAACTGAAGTCTAGGAGACCAAATACTGGATCAGAATAA